In Gemmatimonadales bacterium, a single genomic region encodes these proteins:
- a CDS encoding glycosyltransferase family 39 protein, producing the protein MSERRVLWLVVLAALAVRLVLLVARGDYIVYDEGYYLLLARSLVAGHGFALNGLPHVALSPLQPVLVALLSLTGLPDLWASRLLAAVCGSLLVLPVAALGRRVGGGRLALVAAALTAATPALMSFVPFFPGESWNLYFGSEPLFLVLAFGAVASAARACEARWPWWVLTGALAGGAYLTRAEGAVLGAALFAALAGVLAVRRAGVPDWKRLALAAAAAVVVTAPYLGYLRATLGRWALSGRVQAAAVADAELPSAVQGARAGGQVLEGFVWQGEPDAFLRSLYGLDASGEWMASQYWGVHRNAVAAPAPSAAGIASPPAAGVPSPRVDSARATAPPARRGAALVWWRGLTTVVPWWLGALALAGIVVGSARALAWVLPLAACALLPSLLTYVEPRSLLPLAVLAAIYGGAAVLWITDRVPAGWRKRARPALVAATALVLVEPAARDLVRAWPQTTALQQVATARRVVGEYLARHLPPDSVVMSWHPAVALWASRPWRVLPYASFERTVRYARAQRASAIVFSRFEPSPIPQPPRAFTIVLPGEGAASGASVQLQPVDETPLLFVGRLAGPARAGP; encoded by the coding sequence GTGAGCGAGCGTCGTGTGCTGTGGCTGGTCGTCCTGGCGGCACTGGCCGTGCGACTCGTGCTGCTGGTGGCCCGGGGCGACTACATCGTCTACGACGAGGGCTACTATCTGCTGCTGGCGCGGAGCCTCGTGGCCGGACACGGATTCGCGCTCAACGGTCTGCCCCACGTCGCGCTCTCGCCGCTGCAGCCCGTGCTGGTGGCGCTGCTCTCGTTGACGGGACTGCCCGACCTGTGGGCGTCCCGGCTGCTGGCCGCCGTCTGCGGCAGCCTGCTGGTCCTGCCCGTGGCGGCGCTGGGTCGGCGAGTGGGTGGCGGCCGGCTCGCGCTGGTGGCCGCGGCGCTGACGGCCGCGACGCCCGCCCTGATGAGCTTCGTGCCGTTCTTCCCCGGCGAGAGCTGGAACCTCTACTTCGGCAGCGAGCCGCTGTTCCTGGTGCTCGCCTTCGGCGCCGTGGCCTCGGCGGCGCGGGCCTGCGAGGCACGCTGGCCGTGGTGGGTTCTCACGGGCGCGCTGGCCGGCGGCGCCTACCTCACCCGCGCCGAGGGTGCAGTGCTCGGTGCCGCGCTCTTCGCCGCGCTGGCGGGCGTCCTCGCAGTGCGGCGCGCCGGGGTCCCAGACTGGAAGCGGCTCGCCCTGGCCGCCGCGGCGGCCGTCGTCGTCACCGCCCCTTACCTCGGCTACCTGCGCGCGACCCTCGGCCGCTGGGCGCTGAGCGGCCGGGTGCAGGCGGCCGCGGTCGCCGACGCGGAGCTGCCGTCCGCCGTGCAGGGGGCGCGCGCCGGCGGCCAGGTGCTCGAGGGCTTCGTCTGGCAGGGCGAGCCGGATGCGTTCCTGCGCTCGCTCTACGGCCTCGATGCGTCCGGAGAGTGGATGGCGTCGCAGTACTGGGGCGTGCACCGGAATGCCGTGGCCGCGCCGGCGCCGAGCGCCGCCGGCATCGCATCGCCGCCGGCAGCCGGCGTGCCCTCGCCTCGCGTGGACTCCGCCCGCGCCACCGCTCCGCCCGCCCGCCGTGGCGCGGCGCTCGTGTGGTGGCGGGGGTTGACGACGGTCGTGCCGTGGTGGCTCGGTGCCCTCGCGCTCGCCGGCATCGTCGTCGGGTCCGCGCGAGCGTTGGCGTGGGTGCTCCCGCTTGCCGCCTGCGCCCTCCTGCCCTCTCTGCTCACCTACGTCGAGCCGCGCAGCCTGCTTCCGCTGGCCGTCCTCGCGGCGATCTACGGCGGCGCGGCCGTGCTGTGGATCACCGACCGGGTTCCGGCCGGGTGGCGCAAGCGCGCGCGACCCGCGCTGGTGGCTGCAACCGCGCTCGTGCTGGTCGAGCCGGCGGCGCGCGACCTGGTGCGCGCCTGGCCGCAGACCACGGCGCTTCAGCAGGTCGCCACGGCGCGGCGGGTGGTCGGCGAATACCTCGCGCGCCACCTGCCCCCGGACTCGGTGGTGATGAGCTGGCACCCCGCCGTCGCCCTGTGGGCGTCCCGCCCCTGGCGGGTGCTGCCGTACGCCTCGTTCGAGCGCACCGTCCGGTACGCGCGTGCCCAACGGGCCTCGGCGATCGTGTTCTCGCGCTTCGAGCCCTCACCCATCCCGCAGCCGCCGCGCGCCTTCACGATCGTGCTGCCGGGCGAGGGCGCGGCGTCGGGCGCGAGCGTTCAGCTCCAGCCGGTGGACGAGACGCCGCTGCTGTTCGTGGGCCGTCTCGCCGGGCCGGCGCGGGCGGGACCGTGA